One window of Thermodesulfovibrio aggregans genomic DNA carries:
- a CDS encoding biotin--[acetyl-CoA-carboxylase] ligase yields the protein MEIKAEDLKKSLPSGLEIGREIVVYDEVESTNSKANELLKQGYPSGTVVIADRQTKGKGRLGRTWISPPGKNLYMSIALKPTIPPKYATLLTLTSVVACTTALRRYTDIPVVIKWPNDMLIDDKKVGGILTELKIEGEKIKAAVVGIGINVNMTEEDMPEEIKEIASSLKIYRKEDLSRGLLAVEIIKEFDKWYQLLEKRQRKTIIDRWMQLSGTIGRQVKIIFTDREILATAEAIDEEGRLIVKLNDGTYEKISAGDVTLLRAK from the coding sequence ATGGAGATTAAGGCTGAAGATTTAAAAAAATCATTACCCTCTGGATTGGAAATTGGCAGAGAAATTGTAGTTTATGATGAAGTTGAATCAACAAATTCTAAAGCAAATGAACTCCTAAAACAGGGTTATCCTTCTGGAACAGTAGTAATTGCAGATAGACAAACTAAAGGGAAAGGCAGATTGGGCAGAACATGGATATCACCTCCAGGGAAAAACCTTTACATGAGCATCGCTTTAAAACCAACTATTCCTCCAAAATATGCTACATTGCTTACTTTAACAAGTGTTGTAGCCTGTACAACAGCATTAAGAAGATACACTGACATTCCTGTAGTTATTAAATGGCCAAATGATATGTTGATTGATGACAAAAAAGTTGGTGGAATTCTCACTGAATTGAAGATTGAGGGAGAAAAAATAAAAGCTGCTGTTGTTGGCATTGGTATTAATGTAAATATGACAGAAGAAGATATGCCTGAAGAGATTAAAGAGATAGCTTCTTCTCTCAAAATATACAGAAAAGAAGACTTATCAAGAGGGCTTCTGGCAGTAGAAATAATTAAAGAGTTTGATAAGTGGTATCAATTGCTTGAAAAAAGACAGAGAAAAACAATCATTGACCGATGGATGCAACTCAGTGGCACTATTGGAAGACAGGTTAAGATAATATTTACAGATAGAGAAATCTTAGCTACAGCAGAGGCAATAGACGAGGAAGGTAGACTAATAGTAAAACTAAACGATGGAACTTATGAAAAAATCTCTGCAGGAGATGTCACTTTACTCAGAGCAAAGTGA
- a CDS encoding type III pantothenate kinase, which yields MSLYSEQSELVAIKVGNSTVNFAFFKTPQSSEFHLVSFDTREILNCDFANLTSFFSPHKKLDCIVCSVVPVLTEKLSYFRKLFNKMIFINSKTPTGLTLKIRNPESFGVDRLAATVAAYELLKKNIAVVDAGTATTITVVTKEGEILGGAIMPGVGTMNYCLHEKTASLPLVDLEKDAEPLGMDTHSAILSGIVLGTVHAIEGIIGDIERKINLNLEVVITGGYCEILSKYVHKRHLLNKHLVIEGMRLIYLKNIKN from the coding sequence ATGTCACTTTACTCAGAGCAAAGTGAGCTTGTGGCGATTAAAGTAGGAAATTCTACAGTGAATTTTGCTTTTTTCAAAACGCCTCAAAGCTCGGAATTTCATTTAGTCTCTTTTGATACAAGAGAAATACTGAATTGTGATTTCGCTAATCTTACTAGCTTTTTCAGTCCTCATAAAAAATTGGATTGCATAGTTTGTTCTGTTGTGCCTGTTCTTACAGAAAAGCTATCTTATTTCAGAAAACTTTTTAATAAAATGATTTTTATAAACTCTAAAACTCCCACAGGATTGACTTTGAAAATTCGTAATCCAGAAAGTTTTGGAGTTGACAGACTTGCTGCCACTGTCGCAGCTTACGAATTATTAAAGAAAAATATTGCAGTAGTAGATGCTGGTACAGCTACTACCATAACAGTAGTCACTAAAGAAGGAGAGATTCTTGGAGGAGCAATAATGCCCGGAGTTGGCACAATGAATTATTGTCTCCATGAGAAGACTGCTAGTTTGCCTTTAGTTGACTTAGAAAAAGATGCTGAACCTCTTGGAATGGATACTCATTCAGCAATTCTTAGTGGAATAGTTCTAGGGACAGTGCATGCAATTGAAGGAATAATAGGAGATATTGAAAGAAAAATAAATCTAAATCTAGAAGTCGTAATTACTGGCGGATACTGTGAAATTTTGTCAAAATATGTACATAAAAGACATTTATTAAATAAACATCTTGTAATTGAAGGTATGAGATTGATATACTTAAAAAACATAAAAAATTAG
- a CDS encoding universal stress protein: MKFQKILLPTDFSDESLYALSYAVDLAKMFNAKLYLLHVIYDIEKASNLHVPHPSITELYKDLEAHAKRNLDGFGVDLLEGFKNVETAVLRGIPYEEIIKFSKENNIDLIIIGTLPRSGVERFFVGSTTQRVIRNAPCPVLVVTKKQ; encoded by the coding sequence ATGAAATTTCAGAAAATTCTTTTACCAACAGATTTTTCAGATGAGTCGCTGTATGCTCTTTCTTATGCAGTAGACCTGGCGAAAATGTTTAATGCTAAATTATATCTCCTTCATGTTATCTATGACATTGAAAAAGCTTCAAATCTTCACGTTCCTCATCCATCAATAACAGAACTCTATAAAGACTTAGAGGCGCATGCTAAAAGAAATCTTGATGGTTTTGGAGTTGATTTGCTTGAAGGGTTCAAGAATGTTGAAACAGCTGTATTGAGAGGAATTCCATATGAAGAAATTATTAAATTTTCAAAAGAAAACAATATTGATTTAATTATTATTGGAACACTTCCAAGAAGCGGTGTTGAAAGATTCTTTGTTGGAAGCACCACACAGAGAGTTATTAGAAATGCTCCATGTCCTGTTTTAGTTGTAACTAAGAAACAGTAA
- a CDS encoding geranylgeranyl reductase family protein — protein sequence MKCQVLVVGGGPAGSTAARLLAEKGIETVLIEKNLSFNKPCGGGIPSAGLKEFFILDKIQKEVKFNTVTKVKIVPPFSEPIEVSLKNGEILIFNRYNFDSFLRKLSELQGAKVIEGELTNIEKVNNKIKSTVKDKKGKVFQINSDYLIAADGVNSKVCTLIGTPKPDYYWTVSLHIPINSRPKDTCEFWFGNSHASFFYSWVFPGTDYLSVGTGSEDIRKLKVLIETFIKKRFTMTLNSFTLRAYKIPRWRKRKFFKNNILFCGDALGTVMPVSFEGIYYSMKSAQFASEAIIQKDLKLYEKLWNDNFLMQFTLMKKFQDFMFGNDERMDRWLNIHRDPAIQELAMALWLRKENGTKLIPLYLKAFGSFISRIAPFKIK from the coding sequence ATGAAATGCCAAGTTTTGGTTGTTGGTGGAGGACCAGCTGGCAGCACTGCTGCAAGGTTACTTGCAGAAAAAGGGATAGAAACCGTTTTAATTGAAAAGAATCTCTCATTTAACAAGCCCTGTGGAGGAGGAATCCCTTCTGCAGGGCTGAAAGAATTTTTTATTTTAGATAAAATTCAAAAAGAAGTTAAATTTAACACTGTAACAAAAGTTAAGATAGTTCCTCCTTTTTCTGAACCAATAGAAGTTTCCCTGAAAAATGGTGAAATACTGATTTTCAATCGTTATAACTTTGATTCATTTTTAAGAAAGTTATCTGAACTACAAGGTGCAAAAGTTATTGAAGGAGAACTAACAAACATTGAAAAAGTTAATAACAAAATTAAATCTACAGTAAAAGACAAAAAAGGTAAAGTTTTTCAAATTAATTCTGATTACTTGATTGCTGCTGACGGAGTTAACTCCAAAGTTTGTACCCTTATAGGAACGCCAAAACCTGATTATTACTGGACAGTAAGCCTCCATATCCCGATAAATTCCCGTCCAAAAGATACTTGCGAATTCTGGTTTGGTAACAGTCATGCTTCTTTTTTTTATTCCTGGGTTTTTCCAGGCACGGATTATTTATCAGTAGGAACAGGATCAGAAGATATTAGAAAATTAAAAGTGCTGATTGAGACTTTTATTAAAAAAAGATTCACCATGACACTAAATTCTTTTACGCTGAGAGCCTATAAAATTCCAAGATGGAGAAAAAGAAAATTTTTTAAAAACAATATACTGTTCTGTGGAGACGCTTTAGGCACTGTAATGCCAGTTTCCTTTGAGGGAATATACTATTCCATGAAATCTGCCCAATTTGCTTCAGAAGCAATAATTCAAAAAGATCTAAAGTTATATGAAAAACTATGGAATGATAACTTTTTAATGCAATTCACTTTAATGAAGAAGTTTCAGGATTTCATGTTTGGTAATGATGAAAGGATGGATAGATGGCTTAATATTCACAGAGACCCTGCTATTCAGGAACTTGCAATGGCTTTATGGTTAAGAAAAGAGAACGGAACAAAGCTTATACCACTTTATTTAAAAGCCTTTGGAAGCTTTATTTCAAGAATTGCTCCATTTAAGATAAAATAA
- a CDS encoding energy transducer TonB has translation MKKALVYSCIFHILLFIFITLLQDYFKPEKPEEPVSIMVVPLSPQMPKIPPSVKTPSPKTLQKIPPIRESKQPKYLSAIPKGTQGQSTEKQKESSASSEALKTEKQFKEITSKQSPDIFDKDVIARLSRKSQKSQELEQSRGLSFSAKEFNDWGYLERLKEKIERVWQYPPQAAMRGIYGDLYIKFTIDKKGKLISLELLRTSGYKMLDDAAIKALKDAEPFWPLPDDWQKDSLTITGHFIYTLHGFYLR, from the coding sequence GTGAAGAAAGCTTTAGTTTACTCGTGTATTTTCCATATTTTGTTATTTATTTTCATCACTCTTTTACAGGACTATTTCAAGCCAGAAAAGCCTGAAGAGCCTGTATCCATTATGGTTGTTCCACTTTCTCCTCAGATGCCTAAAATACCTCCGTCTGTAAAAACTCCTTCTCCTAAAACCTTGCAAAAAATTCCTCCAATAAGAGAATCAAAACAGCCGAAGTATTTGAGTGCTATTCCAAAAGGTACTCAGGGACAGAGCACGGAAAAACAGAAAGAATCTTCTGCTTCTTCAGAAGCTTTAAAAACAGAAAAACAATTTAAAGAAATAACTTCTAAACAGTCTCCAGATATATTTGATAAAGATGTAATTGCCAGACTTTCAAGAAAATCTCAAAAAAGTCAGGAATTGGAACAATCAAGAGGATTAAGTTTTTCTGCTAAAGAATTCAATGACTGGGGATACCTTGAAAGACTTAAAGAAAAAATAGAAAGAGTCTGGCAATATCCTCCTCAAGCTGCAATGCGTGGGATATATGGAGATCTTTATATAAAATTTACAATTGACAAGAAAGGTAAACTTATCTCTTTAGAACTTTTAAGAACTTCAGGCTATAAAATGCTTGACGATGCAGCAATAAAAGCTCTTAAGGATGCTGAACCATTCTGGCCCTTACCTGATGACTGGCAAAAAGATAGTCTAACTATAACAGGACATTTCATTTATACGCTACACGGCTTTTATCTAAGGTAA
- the rsfS gene encoding ribosome silencing factor: protein MDSKEKALKIAKFLYEKKAQDIVILELKDLTIITDYFVICSAESTTQVRALTEYLEETLSAEEYKPYSIEGSSYAHWVLMDYGDVIVHIFLEETRRFYDLERLWLDAPRIHTEFTLDKSRVAYK from the coding sequence ATGGATTCAAAAGAAAAGGCTTTAAAAATAGCAAAATTTCTTTACGAAAAAAAAGCGCAGGATATTGTAATTCTTGAGCTTAAAGATCTCACTATAATCACCGATTACTTTGTAATATGTTCTGCTGAAAGTACCACACAGGTAAGGGCTCTTACAGAGTACTTAGAAGAAACTCTTTCAGCTGAAGAATATAAACCCTACTCAATTGAGGGTTCTTCTTATGCTCACTGGGTTTTAATGGACTATGGTGATGTTATTGTTCATATTTTTCTGGAAGAAACAAGAAGATTTTATGATCTCGAAAGGCTCTGGCTTGATGCTCCACGCATTCACACAGAATTTACCTTAGATAAAAGCCGTGTAGCGTATAAATGA
- a CDS encoding 16S rRNA (uracil(1498)-N(3))-methyltransferase: MSYPRLCIQYSDISPGKIIELSKQDRRYLFNVLRCSKGDSISIFDGRGKSFKAKIINEKNIEVLEEEELHTEDIFSIVLCQALLKGEKMDLIIQKATEMGVKKIIPFVSERCIVKDTQKIERWRKIAKEASEQAYRTIVPEIVDVVYFGDLIKKIENGILFWEKAQTPLIEIISTINPQKEIFLLVGPEGGFTHKEVTQAKEKQIKIATLGKRILRAETASIVSVSLMSFLIEWKIKNYDII, translated from the coding sequence ATGAGTTATCCAAGGCTCTGTATTCAGTATTCTGATATTTCCCCTGGAAAAATCATAGAACTCTCAAAGCAAGACCGAAGATATCTTTTCAATGTATTAAGATGTAGTAAAGGAGACAGTATCTCTATTTTTGATGGCAGAGGAAAAAGTTTTAAAGCAAAAATTATTAATGAAAAAAACATAGAAGTGCTTGAAGAGGAAGAACTTCATACCGAAGATATCTTTTCAATAGTTTTATGTCAGGCTCTTCTTAAAGGTGAAAAAATGGACCTGATTATTCAAAAAGCAACAGAAATGGGAGTAAAAAAAATAATTCCATTCGTAAGTGAAAGATGTATTGTTAAGGATACTCAAAAAATTGAAAGATGGAGGAAAATAGCAAAAGAAGCTTCTGAACAGGCATATAGAACAATTGTTCCAGAGATAGTTGACGTTGTATATTTTGGTGATCTGATTAAAAAAATAGAAAATGGAATACTCTTCTGGGAAAAAGCACAAACTCCCCTAATTGAAATAATATCTACAATAAATCCTCAGAAGGAGATATTTTTATTAGTCGGACCTGAAGGAGGCTTTACACATAAAGAGGTTACTCAGGCAAAGGAAAAACAGATAAAAATAGCAACACTTGGGAAGAGAATTTTAAGAGCGGAAACAGCATCCATAGTTTCTGTTTCACTGATGAGTTTTTTAATTGAGTGGAAAATTAAAAATTATGATATAATTTAA
- the argB gene encoding acetylglutamate kinase — protein MNEIEQTLLDKANILVEALPYIRKFYGKTFVIKYGGAAQKDPFLKDAFAQDIVLLNFIGIKPIVVHGGGPKITELMKRLGKEPIFLHGHRVTDKETMEIVEMVLGGVINKEIVQLINAHGGKAVGLTGKDAGLLRTTKKLLKINNEEIDLGFVGEVEKVCVEVLETLQDKGFIPVVAPIGFDKHGQSYNINADTVASAIAVAVKAEKLILLTDVKGITDDNNDLVSTLKMQEALKLIEQQIITGGMIPKVYACLNALQGDVKKTHIIDGRIPHSLLLEIFTQRGVGTEVVR, from the coding sequence ATGAATGAGATAGAACAGACACTCCTTGATAAAGCAAATATTCTTGTTGAAGCACTTCCTTATATAAGAAAGTTTTATGGTAAAACATTTGTTATAAAATATGGTGGTGCTGCCCAGAAAGATCCTTTCCTCAAAGATGCCTTTGCCCAAGACATTGTTTTACTTAACTTTATAGGTATAAAACCGATTGTTGTTCATGGAGGGGGACCAAAAATTACAGAGCTTATGAAACGTCTTGGTAAAGAGCCTATTTTTTTGCACGGACATAGGGTAACAGATAAAGAAACTATGGAGATAGTAGAAATGGTGCTTGGAGGAGTGATAAACAAGGAAATTGTTCAGTTAATCAATGCTCATGGCGGAAAGGCTGTTGGACTTACAGGAAAAGATGCAGGACTTCTTAGAACTACGAAGAAACTTTTAAAAATTAACAATGAAGAAATTGATCTCGGATTTGTTGGTGAAGTTGAAAAAGTCTGTGTGGAGGTGCTTGAAACTTTACAGGACAAAGGCTTTATTCCTGTTGTTGCACCAATTGGCTTTGACAAACATGGACAAAGCTATAACATAAATGCTGACACAGTAGCATCTGCAATTGCAGTAGCAGTAAAGGCTGAGAAACTCATTCTTCTTACTGATGTAAAAGGAATAACTGATGATAACAACGACCTTGTCTCTACCTTAAAGATGCAGGAGGCTTTAAAATTAATTGAACAGCAGATTATAACTGGAGGAATGATTCCAAAGGTTTATGCCTGTCTTAATGCCCTTCAAGGAGATGTTAAAAAAACTCATATAATAGATGGAAGAATTCCTCATAGTTTACTTCTTGAAATTTTTACTCAAAGAGGAGTTGGTACAGAAGTTGTTAGATGA
- a CDS encoding DRTGG domain-containing protein has translation MIPIFIISNRAFTGKNFFAIGLALTLKEKGFKVGYVRPLGKIPIKKGEEIFDEEAVFIKELLGLEEPLSVISPFVFTYETQYKLLEGVDLRVKEKVMNSFSKQSNKDFVIVVGPNNIFEGFALGIDVINLLKETDGKAIAIQHWDSELAMDDIFGIKQLTGEKFIGAVINKVPSEQINYVKEKIAPFIEGKGIKVLGVFKKDKFLEAVTVRRLMEAINGGLVCCENKLDEFVENISIGAMDPETALSYFLRIPNKAVITGIHRTDIQIVAMETSTKCLILTGGMHVNETVTGIAKAKGIPIIVTALDTFTAVDRMEKLMGKAVIREKDKALKAKEIISTEFKIEEFLRKVK, from the coding sequence ATGATACCAATTTTTATAATATCAAACAGAGCTTTTACAGGAAAAAACTTCTTTGCTATAGGATTGGCTCTTACACTTAAGGAAAAAGGGTTTAAAGTGGGATATGTAAGACCTCTTGGAAAGATTCCTATAAAGAAAGGTGAAGAAATATTTGATGAAGAGGCTGTTTTTATAAAGGAACTATTAGGACTTGAAGAACCTTTAAGCGTAATATCTCCTTTTGTTTTTACTTATGAAACCCAGTATAAACTTCTTGAGGGAGTAGATTTAAGGGTGAAAGAGAAAGTTATGAACTCTTTCTCTAAGCAAAGTAATAAGGATTTTGTAATAGTAGTGGGACCAAATAACATATTTGAAGGTTTTGCTCTTGGAATTGATGTCATAAATTTATTAAAGGAGACAGATGGCAAAGCTATAGCGATTCAGCACTGGGATAGTGAGCTTGCTATGGATGATATATTCGGGATAAAACAGCTAACAGGTGAAAAATTTATTGGTGCTGTTATAAATAAAGTTCCTTCTGAACAAATTAATTATGTTAAAGAAAAGATTGCTCCATTTATTGAAGGAAAAGGTATAAAAGTTCTTGGAGTATTTAAAAAAGATAAATTTCTTGAAGCAGTTACAGTAAGAAGGCTTATGGAAGCAATAAATGGTGGATTGGTTTGCTGTGAAAATAAACTTGATGAGTTTGTTGAAAATATCTCTATTGGAGCAATGGATCCTGAAACAGCACTTTCATACTTTTTAAGAATACCAAATAAGGCAGTTATAACAGGAATCCACAGAACAGATATTCAGATTGTTGCCATGGAAACCTCTACAAAGTGCCTTATACTTACTGGTGGAATGCATGTTAATGAAACTGTAACAGGAATTGCAAAAGCTAAAGGTATTCCAATTATTGTAACTGCTCTTGATACATTTACAGCAGTTGACAGGATGGAAAAACTCATGGGAAAAGCTGTAATAAGAGAAAAAGACAAGGCATTAAAAGCAAAAGAAATAATAAGCACAGAATTTAAAATTGAAGAGTTTCTAAGAAAAGTTAAATGA
- the acs gene encoding acetate--CoA ligase alpha subunit, which produces MIDFIFNPSSIAVVGASPEEKKVGNAVLKNLINGYTGKIYPVNPSRTEILSLPCYPSVSAIPDRVDLAIIVIPAKAVAEALKDCARAGVKGVVVITAGFKEVGGDGVAREKEIVEIVRTSGMKMVGPNCLGVMNTKNMMNASFAAELPPAGRVAFFSQSGALGVAIIDWAIENNFGFSKFVSFGNKADLNETDFLEYFAKDPDTDVILGYIEDVVDGKRFLQVAKEVTKIKPVILIKSGATEAGARAASSHTGALAGSDRAFTEAFRKTGIIRVSGIQELFDTAEMFISKRIPKGRRLLIITNAGGPGIIAADAADSLKIRLDPMTRNSIDAIAEKLPPTASLYNPVDIIGDATSERYKVVLDQAIKDEVVEGICVILTPQAMTDVDNVADAVISSADKTDKPVFAIFIGGQRVKNAVNKLKQSRIPSFSDPAVAINAYGKLIEFGELKKKKVSDSAQIEIPSENYEKAKQILQNLQSQGISEIGGEEAMEILALYGFSFPERALAKTPMEAVAIAERIGYPVVMKVSSPHILHKTDVGGVKLNLNNDKAVYNAFVEITTNVKRVMPEAYIEGVMIYEMVTGGKEVILGVSYDRTFGHMIMFGLGGIYVEVLKDVSFRIAPVTEEEAFEMINEIKASRILDGVRGEKPYDKKDIASCIRKLSKLVTDFPVIKEIDINPYMVFNNGGIGLDARIII; this is translated from the coding sequence GTGATTGATTTTATTTTTAATCCATCTTCAATTGCTGTTGTTGGAGCATCTCCGGAAGAAAAAAAAGTGGGCAATGCTGTCCTTAAAAACCTCATCAATGGATATACTGGCAAAATATATCCTGTAAATCCTTCAAGAACTGAGATACTTTCACTGCCCTGTTATCCTTCTGTATCAGCCATACCTGACAGAGTTGATCTTGCCATAATAGTAATTCCAGCCAAGGCAGTAGCAGAAGCTTTAAAAGATTGTGCCCGTGCAGGAGTCAAAGGCGTTGTTGTAATAACTGCAGGTTTTAAAGAAGTTGGTGGCGATGGAGTGGCAAGAGAAAAGGAAATTGTAGAAATTGTAAGAACTTCAGGAATGAAAATGGTTGGTCCCAATTGTCTTGGTGTTATGAACACTAAAAATATGATGAATGCTTCTTTTGCAGCTGAGTTACCTCCAGCTGGAAGGGTTGCTTTCTTTTCCCAATCAGGAGCTTTAGGCGTTGCAATTATAGACTGGGCAATAGAAAATAATTTCGGTTTTTCAAAGTTTGTAAGCTTTGGAAATAAAGCTGATCTTAATGAAACAGATTTTCTTGAATACTTTGCAAAAGACCCGGATACTGATGTAATTCTTGGATATATTGAAGATGTTGTGGATGGTAAAAGATTTCTTCAAGTAGCTAAAGAAGTTACAAAAATAAAACCTGTAATACTAATAAAATCAGGTGCAACAGAAGCAGGTGCTCGTGCTGCTTCTTCACATACAGGAGCACTTGCTGGTTCTGATAGAGCTTTTACAGAGGCTTTTAGAAAAACAGGTATTATCAGAGTTTCAGGGATTCAGGAACTTTTTGATACAGCCGAGATGTTTATATCAAAAAGAATTCCTAAAGGTAGAAGACTTCTGATTATTACCAATGCTGGTGGTCCTGGAATTATCGCAGCAGATGCAGCAGATAGTCTTAAGATAAGACTTGATCCAATGACAAGGAATTCAATAGATGCAATAGCAGAAAAACTTCCTCCAACTGCCTCTTTATATAACCCTGTTGACATAATTGGAGATGCAACTTCAGAAAGATATAAAGTTGTTCTGGATCAGGCTATTAAGGACGAAGTTGTGGAGGGAATTTGCGTAATTCTTACTCCTCAGGCAATGACAGATGTTGACAACGTTGCCGATGCTGTAATTTCTTCAGCTGATAAGACAGATAAACCTGTTTTTGCCATATTTATCGGCGGGCAGAGAGTTAAAAATGCAGTGAATAAGCTAAAACAGTCACGAATTCCATCTTTTAGTGATCCTGCAGTAGCCATAAATGCCTATGGAAAACTTATTGAGTTTGGAGAGTTGAAAAAGAAAAAAGTATCAGATTCTGCCCAAATAGAAATACCTTCTGAAAACTACGAAAAAGCAAAGCAGATTCTTCAAAACTTACAATCACAGGGAATTTCTGAAATCGGTGGAGAAGAGGCGATGGAAATACTAGCACTCTATGGTTTTTCTTTCCCGGAAAGAGCACTGGCAAAAACGCCAATGGAAGCAGTTGCAATTGCCGAAAGAATAGGTTATCCCGTAGTAATGAAGGTTTCATCACCTCATATTCTTCATAAGACTGATGTGGGTGGTGTAAAACTCAATCTCAACAATGACAAGGCTGTTTACAATGCTTTCGTAGAAATAACAACAAATGTCAAGAGAGTTATGCCCGAGGCATATATAGAAGGCGTAATGATTTATGAAATGGTCACAGGTGGCAAGGAAGTTATTCTTGGTGTAAGCTATGATAGAACATTTGGTCACATGATTATGTTTGGACTTGGAGGAATTTATGTTGAAGTTCTTAAAGATGTTTCTTTTAGAATAGCTCCTGTCACAGAGGAAGAAGCTTTTGAAATGATAAATGAGATTAAAGCAAGCAGAATACTTGATGGAGTAAGGGGTGAAAAGCCCTATGATAAAAAAGATATAGCAAGCTGTATAAGAAAACTTTCAAAGCTGGTTACAGATTTTCCAGTAATTAAAGAAATTGATATTAATCCATACATGGTTTTCAATAATGGTGGTATTGGTCTTGATGCAAGGATAATAATTTAG
- a CDS encoding transposase, with product PLVLRQRCWAHKMRNVANYLRKKDEKECLFEAKKIYSAENLREAKRNFQLWESKWGRLYPKAAECIRKNWEQLTAFYKTPKALWKKLRTTNIIERAFREVRRRTRTMSCFNNVESIERIIFAVISHLNEKWRNTPIYEFTQNY from the coding sequence TCCTCTTGTATTGAGGCAGAGATGCTGGGCACATAAAATGAGGAATGTAGCGAACTATCTTAGAAAGAAAGATGAAAAGGAATGTCTTTTTGAAGCTAAGAAGATATATAGTGCAGAGAATTTAAGAGAGGCAAAGAGAAATTTTCAGTTATGGGAGAGCAAGTGGGGCAGACTTTATCCTAAAGCAGCAGAGTGTATAAGGAAGAACTGGGAGCAATTGACAGCTTTTTACAAGACACCTAAGGCATTATGGAAGAAGTTAAGGACAACAAACATAATAGAGAGGGCATTTAGGGAAGTAAGGCGAAGAACGAGAACTATGAGTTGTTTTAATAATGTTGAAAGTATTGAAAGAATAATTTTTGCAGTGATAAGCCATTTAAACGAAAAATGGAGGAATACACCTATTTATGAATTTACACAAAATTATTGA
- a CDS encoding transposase has protein sequence MKEKPLTNLRLPDLWKEFNSNFNESFWEEFEQKMKLMKKKFIELALQEEITALTGAQKYERTPERVYRRNGYWKRYIILKDG, from the coding sequence ATGAAAGAAAAACCTTTAACTAATTTAAGATTACCAGATTTATGGAAAGAATTCAACAGTAATTTTAATGAATCTTTCTGGGAAGAATTTGAACAAAAAATGAAGTTAATGAAGAAAAAGTTTATTGAATTAGCATTACAAGAGGAGATAACAGCACTTACAGGGGCTCAAAAATATGAAAGAACCCCAGAGAGAGTTTACCGTAGGAATGGATACTGGAAGAGATACATAATCCTGAAAGATGGAAA